One window of the Acaryochloris thomasi RCC1774 genome contains the following:
- a CDS encoding Uma2 family endonuclease, whose product MTTATLSKPQKETPLLFEGLTWREFKAVEQLLDRPGYRLSFLDGVLEIVQIPSEAHETVKERIAALLELFLLMAGFDFTPIGSMTLESETGRVKREADKSYKLAPGKSRPDLAIEVVFSSGGVSKLEVYKRLKIAEIWFWEDGALQIYHLRGEGEPLDYELIAKSEAVPGIDLELLVRCVAIANHVDAVKTWQQGIED is encoded by the coding sequence ATGACTACAGCAACCTTAAGCAAGCCTCAGAAAGAAACGCCGCTCTTATTTGAGGGACTCACTTGGCGCGAGTTCAAAGCCGTCGAGCAGTTGCTAGATCGCCCAGGATATCGCCTCTCTTTCTTAGATGGTGTACTAGAGATTGTACAGATTCCCAGTGAAGCACATGAAACAGTCAAGGAACGGATCGCCGCTCTACTAGAGCTTTTCCTGTTGATGGCAGGATTTGATTTTACGCCCATTGGCTCCATGACCTTAGAAAGTGAAACGGGTCGGGTAAAACGAGAGGCCGATAAATCCTATAAGCTAGCACCAGGGAAATCTCGCCCTGATCTTGCAATTGAAGTTGTGTTTTCCAGTGGTGGCGTCAGCAAATTAGAAGTATATAAGCGACTGAAGATTGCAGAAATCTGGTTTTGGGAAGATGGGGCACTACAGATTTACCATCTGCGAGGAGAAGGAGAGCCGCTTGACTATGAGTTGATAGCCAAGAGTGAAGCTGTACCAGGAATTGATCTAGAGCTGCTTGTGCGCTGTGTTGCGATCGCAAATCATGTTGATGCAGTAAAAACTTGGCAACAAGGGATTGAAGATTAA
- a CDS encoding tetratricopeptide repeat protein — protein MKIDTQVKYLTMNIRVATKAMSPILGLVILATPLQAQAQIPAVPAATTNFGQTGELAYDFHMRRGYAAVKQDDHVSAAIHFRNALYERPLDRDATTAYWNAQSALQDKADGSANDPPETDYDRYMEIGYDATESGDYQTALINFQRAQAERPNDGYAAQAIINTKTYIRRGEGADLEDLISLPNVYEGERPYDRYLRLGYAAAQRDDHQTAVTYFRSALYERPNDRQATIAYWNAVDVVKGGKQEQKSQGPEPIYDRYMRLGYDAAERKAYQKASRHFQKALEERPGDSYAEQALRNVMTYINAKTRE, from the coding sequence TTGAAAATTGATACACAGGTGAAATATCTAACGATGAACATTAGGGTTGCCACAAAAGCAATGTCGCCGATTTTGGGCTTGGTGATTCTCGCCACTCCTCTACAGGCACAAGCTCAAATTCCCGCTGTGCCAGCCGCCACCACAAACTTTGGTCAGACAGGAGAACTCGCCTACGATTTCCATATGCGACGAGGATACGCAGCGGTCAAGCAGGATGACCATGTTTCCGCCGCTATTCACTTCAGGAATGCCCTCTACGAACGTCCACTGGATCGCGATGCGACGACGGCCTACTGGAATGCTCAAAGTGCCTTGCAGGATAAAGCAGACGGTAGCGCCAACGACCCACCTGAGACTGATTATGACCGCTACATGGAAATTGGCTATGACGCGACAGAAAGTGGCGACTATCAAACAGCGCTGATTAATTTTCAACGTGCACAAGCTGAGCGGCCCAATGATGGCTACGCGGCCCAAGCCATTATTAATACTAAAACCTATATTCGCCGAGGGGAGGGTGCTGATCTTGAGGATTTAATCTCTCTACCCAACGTTTATGAGGGTGAACGCCCCTATGATCGCTATCTCCGTCTAGGGTATGCAGCAGCTCAGCGAGACGATCACCAAACGGCTGTCACCTATTTTCGGAGTGCGCTGTATGAGCGTCCGAACGATCGTCAGGCCACCATTGCTTACTGGAATGCTGTTGATGTTGTCAAAGGTGGCAAGCAGGAGCAAAAGAGCCAAGGACCAGAGCCAATCTACGATCGCTACATGCGATTAGGTTATGATGCAGCCGAGCGCAAGGCCTATCAAAAAGCTAGCCGTCATTTCCAGAAAGCTTTAGAAGAGCGTCCAGGAGATAGTTATGCAGAACAGGCGCTTCGGAACGTCATGACATACATCAATGCGAAGACGCGAGAATAA
- a CDS encoding YbjN domain-containing protein, producing the protein MQTYDSDIATVDLTETDVNNNYVEVIETVISSLDQEHSSLVNRTQAGHLWKFKYGSVEVFIQLTGSTDEDTFTVWSPVLALPVQNEAGLMRKLMELNWMGTFEARFGIFKDSIVVVTSRSVADLSPGEMSHLITIVATIADDYDDELVAEFPAA; encoded by the coding sequence ATGCAGACCTACGATTCGGATATTGCAACGGTGGATCTTACTGAAACTGACGTGAACAACAACTATGTTGAGGTGATTGAAACCGTCATCTCTAGCCTTGACCAAGAGCACAGTAGCTTAGTTAACCGCACCCAGGCCGGACACCTCTGGAAGTTTAAGTACGGCAGCGTTGAGGTTTTTATTCAACTCACGGGCAGCACTGACGAAGATACCTTTACCGTTTGGTCGCCGGTCCTGGCCTTGCCGGTGCAAAACGAAGCGGGTCTGATGCGAAAGCTAATGGAACTCAACTGGATGGGGACGTTCGAGGCGCGTTTTGGCATCTTTAAGGACAGTATTGTTGTGGTTACAAGCCGGTCAGTGGCCGATCTATCCCCTGGCGAAATGTCCCATTTAATTACCATCGTGGCCACCATTGCCGATGACTATGATGATGAGCTGGTGGCTGAATTCCCTGCTGCTTAG
- the trmD gene encoding tRNA (guanosine(37)-N1)-methyltransferase TrmD, with protein sequence MRFDIVTLFPEFFASPLSSSLVGKALAKGIAEVNLVNPRDFTTDKHHRVDDEPYGGGVGMLMKPDPIFAAVESLPQLSRREIILLTPQGETMNQTLFQDLTRCEQLVLICGHYEGVDERVAEHLVTREISLGDFVLTCGEIPALTLLNGVLRLLPGTVAKADSLKYESFEAGLLDYPQYTRPAVFRGWEVPAVLRSGNHGQIAQWRREQQQERTCDRRPDLYKVWQNEADLE encoded by the coding sequence ATGCGTTTTGATATTGTGACTCTATTCCCGGAGTTTTTTGCTTCACCTTTATCAAGTAGCTTGGTGGGCAAGGCTTTGGCGAAGGGGATTGCGGAAGTTAACTTAGTCAATCCTAGGGATTTCACGACCGATAAGCATCACCGGGTTGATGATGAACCCTATGGTGGCGGCGTAGGGATGCTGATGAAACCTGATCCCATTTTTGCAGCAGTTGAGTCTTTACCTCAGCTCTCTAGGCGGGAAATTATTCTGCTAACGCCGCAGGGAGAAACGATGAATCAGACTTTATTTCAAGACCTTACACGTTGCGAACAATTGGTACTGATCTGTGGGCACTACGAGGGCGTCGATGAGCGAGTGGCAGAGCACTTAGTGACGCGGGAAATTTCTTTGGGGGATTTTGTGCTGACCTGTGGCGAAATTCCAGCTTTAACATTGCTCAATGGAGTGCTGAGATTGCTGCCGGGAACGGTGGCAAAAGCTGATTCTCTAAAGTATGAAAGCTTTGAGGCAGGGTTGCTGGATTATCCGCAATATACACGCCCTGCCGTTTTCCGTGGCTGGGAGGTTCCAGCGGTTCTGCGCTCTGGGAATCATGGGCAAATTGCTCAATGGCGACGGGAGCAGCAGCAGGAGCGGACTTGCGATCGCAGGCCTGATCTATACAAGGTCTGGCAAAACGAAGCCGATCTTGAGTAG
- a CDS encoding YtxH domain-containing protein → MSNNHSGVFLGGVLVGTAVGTVTSLLLAPKSGRENRYLLKETMDALPDLADDLSANLQLHAGRLSTSAVKRWDETLERLGEAIEAGVEATQAQRQHLQQTAQNNASEG, encoded by the coding sequence ATGTCAAACAATCATTCAGGCGTATTTTTAGGTGGAGTCCTTGTCGGTACCGCCGTCGGCACCGTCACCAGTCTACTTTTAGCGCCCAAGTCAGGGCGAGAGAACCGCTACCTGCTTAAGGAAACAATGGATGCCCTGCCAGACCTTGCAGACGATCTGTCCGCCAATCTGCAGCTTCACGCTGGTCGTCTTTCCACCTCAGCCGTCAAGCGCTGGGATGAAACCCTCGAACGCCTTGGGGAAGCCATTGAAGCAGGGGTAGAAGCCACCCAGGCCCAGCGCCAGCACCTGCAGCAGACTGCTCAGAATAATGCGTCAGAGGGGTAA
- a CDS encoding adenine phosphoribosyltransferase → MDLKSLIRDIPDFPKPGIMFRDITTLLQNAEGLNYVIDRLAEEHADQGINYVVGMESRGFIFGTPLAYKLGAGFVPVRKPGKLPAPVHGIDYELEYGTDRLELHQDAFQPGSKVLIVDDLIATGGTAAATAKLINQCDCTLSGFAFIIELTALNGRQHLPDVPINALVQY, encoded by the coding sequence ATGGACTTGAAATCCCTGATTCGTGACATTCCAGATTTCCCCAAGCCTGGAATCATGTTCCGCGACATTACCACCTTGCTGCAAAATGCAGAAGGCTTGAACTACGTCATTGATCGCTTGGCTGAAGAACACGCCGACCAGGGCATCAACTACGTTGTCGGTATGGAGTCGCGCGGCTTCATTTTCGGCACTCCCCTTGCTTACAAGCTCGGGGCTGGTTTTGTCCCCGTTCGTAAACCCGGTAAGCTTCCGGCCCCGGTGCATGGCATTGACTATGAATTAGAGTACGGCACCGATCGCCTAGAGCTACACCAGGATGCGTTTCAGCCCGGAAGTAAGGTGCTCATCGTTGATGATTTGATCGCAACCGGCGGAACAGCGGCGGCCACCGCCAAGTTAATTAACCAGTGTGACTGCACGCTAAGTGGCTTTGCCTTCATCATTGAACTAACGGCCCTCAATGGACGGCAGCACCTGCCCGACGTTCCGATTAACGCCTTGGTACAGTACTAG
- a CDS encoding ABC transporter permease — translation MIDQPKTPDIQSKPSVIDGLRAFLTSDTFAYVVKRLFQGLITLFLASILCYVIVQLTPGNYLDKLRTDPKISPERLAELAKQFGLEDEPESPIAAKAWSQFWSLWGPWLGWVFQRYWLWLGQVLQGNFGYSFASQRPVLTLIAEKVPNTLLLSIASILITWAIALPLGIIGAVKQNRLTDRVLRVFSYAGQGFPSFITALLLLFFAQSTPLFPVGNMTSVYHADLSPIGKVLDIGWHMILPTLALTVTSFAGLQRLTRGNLLDVLRQNYVQTARAKGLPENKVIYVHALRNAVNPLITLLGFEFASLLGGAFIAETFFNWPGLGRLILKAVLEQDLYLVMASLMIGAVMLIIGNLLADLLLKVVDPRIQLDEMK, via the coding sequence ATGATTGACCAGCCAAAAACACCTGATATCCAGTCAAAGCCGTCTGTGATTGATGGTCTGCGGGCTTTTTTAACCAGTGACACCTTTGCGTACGTCGTTAAGCGACTATTCCAGGGACTGATCACGCTGTTCCTGGCTTCTATCCTGTGCTACGTGATTGTGCAGCTCACGCCTGGAAACTACCTCGATAAGTTGAGAACCGATCCCAAGATTTCGCCGGAGCGGTTAGCGGAGTTAGCAAAGCAGTTTGGCTTAGAAGATGAGCCGGAGTCCCCTATCGCAGCCAAAGCCTGGAGCCAGTTTTGGAGCCTTTGGGGACCGTGGCTCGGGTGGGTGTTTCAGCGCTATTGGCTGTGGTTGGGGCAGGTGCTTCAGGGCAATTTTGGCTATAGCTTTGCCTCTCAACGTCCTGTTTTGACGTTGATTGCGGAAAAAGTCCCAAATACTTTGCTGCTTTCGATCGCTTCTATTTTGATTACCTGGGCCATCGCTCTGCCTTTGGGGATTATTGGTGCCGTTAAGCAGAACCGTTTGACCGATCGAGTTTTAAGGGTCTTTAGCTATGCAGGCCAAGGATTTCCTAGCTTCATCACGGCCCTCTTGCTGCTGTTTTTTGCCCAGAGCACGCCTCTCTTTCCCGTTGGTAACATGACGAGCGTTTATCATGCGGATCTTTCGCCCATTGGCAAGGTTTTAGATATTGGCTGGCACATGATTCTGCCGACTTTGGCCTTGACCGTGACCAGCTTTGCCGGTCTTCAGCGTCTGACTCGCGGTAATCTACTGGATGTGCTGCGGCAAAATTATGTGCAGACGGCTCGGGCAAAGGGCTTGCCGGAGAATAAGGTGATTTATGTTCACGCTCTTCGCAATGCGGTTAACCCACTGATTACTTTGCTGGGATTTGAGTTTGCGAGTCTGCTGGGTGGTGCGTTTATTGCCGAAACTTTTTTCAACTGGCCGGGACTGGGCCGTTTGATTCTTAAGGCGGTTCTAGAGCAAGACTTATATTTAGTGATGGCGAGCTTGATGATCGGGGCTGTGATGCTGATTATCGGTAATTTGCTGGCGGATCTGCTGCTGAAAGTTGTAGATCCCCGAATTCAGCTTGATGAGATGAAGTAG
- a CDS encoding Uma2 family endonuclease, with protein MSQATTSVRWTTQDIESLPENEWIRYEIIDGELFVTRSPHHKHQQIAGRVFAVLDSWSLESGLGEPSIMPGLVFSDSDNVSPDVIWISDERIAQIQDEAGHFRGAPELVVEVLSPGQANIDRDRLAKLKLYSAQGAHEYWIVDRFARRVEIYRRENAQLVLVATLLDGDEIASPLLPGFTCQITSLFGSR; from the coding sequence ATGAGTCAAGCAACAACGAGCGTTCGCTGGACAACCCAGGATATTGAATCGTTACCGGAAAACGAGTGGATTCGCTACGAGATTATTGATGGGGAGTTGTTTGTGACGAGATCGCCCCACCATAAGCATCAGCAAATTGCAGGACGAGTTTTTGCGGTCCTTGATTCCTGGTCGCTAGAAAGTGGTCTAGGGGAACCATCCATTATGCCGGGTCTCGTTTTTTCAGACTCGGACAACGTATCACCCGATGTCATTTGGATCAGCGATGAACGGATAGCTCAAATTCAAGATGAAGCGGGACATTTTCGGGGGGCACCTGAACTGGTGGTAGAAGTTCTCTCCCCAGGTCAGGCTAATATCGATCGCGATCGCCTTGCGAAACTGAAGCTGTACTCAGCACAAGGTGCTCATGAGTATTGGATTGTTGATCGGTTCGCTCGGCGAGTTGAAATTTACCGTCGAGAGAATGCTCAACTCGTCTTAGTAGCAACATTGTTAGATGGAGATGAGATCGCATCTCCCCTACTGCCTGGGTTTACCTGTCAAATTACTAGCCTCTTCGGATCGCGATAG
- a CDS encoding lipoate--protein ligase family protein — MSQTWRLIPPFAAPGHLQMALDQWLFQQCAKGEHPAVLRFYTWSPAAISLGKNQQRWPQHWQKLTWNQQPVELVRRPSGGRAVLHQGDLTYMLVVNNQSGNRRQAYRALCEFLIQGWQTLGVSLHFGGAGRGYMEQPNCFAIATDADLVLTDGTKLIGSAQAWQGATVLQHGSIRLQPDSELYLQVFGEEANVGQPITAQHLPQSKIIQSLTQAAEDCFQMQLRNQPLSDLEWKAINASIDSSLAGS, encoded by the coding sequence GTGTCTCAGACCTGGCGACTGATTCCGCCCTTTGCGGCACCCGGTCACCTGCAGATGGCGCTGGATCAATGGCTGTTTCAGCAGTGTGCAAAGGGTGAGCATCCTGCCGTTCTGCGCTTTTACACCTGGTCCCCTGCAGCCATCTCGCTGGGTAAGAATCAGCAGCGCTGGCCTCAGCATTGGCAGAAGTTAACTTGGAATCAACAGCCCGTAGAGCTTGTGCGCCGACCGTCAGGGGGGCGAGCGGTCCTGCATCAGGGTGACCTGACCTATATGTTAGTGGTCAATAATCAATCGGGGAACCGACGGCAGGCTTACCGAGCGCTGTGTGAATTTCTGATTCAGGGGTGGCAGACGCTGGGCGTTTCGCTGCACTTCGGTGGAGCGGGGCGGGGTTATATGGAACAGCCGAATTGTTTTGCGATCGCAACTGATGCCGACCTCGTCCTCACCGATGGCACAAAGCTAATTGGCAGCGCCCAGGCATGGCAAGGAGCAACAGTGCTTCAACATGGCTCAATACGATTACAGCCTGACTCTGAACTCTACCTTCAAGTTTTTGGCGAAGAAGCAAACGTAGGGCAACCTATCACCGCTCAACATCTACCTCAGTCCAAAATCATTCAATCCCTAACCCAGGCTGCAGAAGATTGCTTTCAGATGCAGTTGCGTAATCAACCGCTTTCAGACCTTGAGTGGAAGGCTATTAACGCAAGCATAGACAGTAGCCTTGCAGGCAGCTAA